Within Halobacterium jilantaiense, the genomic segment ACGGAGTCCCGGAAGCTCCTCGGCGAGTTCACGGGCACCGAAGTGGACGACCACGACGCCGTCGTGTCAGCGTCGTGCAACCGCGTGCCGACCCTGGACGGCCACCTCGAGAACGTCTTCGTGGAGACCCGGGACGACCCCGCGCCCGAGGACGTGGCGGCCGCCCTCGCAGACGCGCCGACGCTCGACCTCCCGAGCGCGCCCGACCCCCTAATCGAGGTGTTCGAGGACCCCGAGCGTCCGCAGCCACGGCTCGACCGGATGCGCGGCGACGGCATGGCCATCGCGGCCGGCGGCATCCAGACCACGGACACCGGCATCCAGTACAACTGCCTCGCGCACAACACCATCCGGGGCGCGGCCGGAGCCAGCATCCTGAACGGCGAACTGCTCGCCCGCGACGGCTGGCTCTGAGAACCGGCCAAGCACTTTAGCCCGCGCCCGAGAACGCTCGGGTGTGACCCGCATCGAGTGGACGTACACCGTCGAGACGAGTCGGCTCCTCCACGCCCTCGCGCTCGTCGGCACGGGCGCTATCGGCTCGCTGTTCGTCTTCTTCGGCGGCGCACTCGTCTTCGTCGTCGCGACCTCGCTGCTGTCCGGCGAGTCCGCGATTCTCGCCGCCCTGCTCGCGTTCGCGCTACTCGGCGCGCGCAGATTCGCGCCCGCCCTCGCGGCCTTCGACAGCGACATCTCCGGAACGCAGGGGTTTCTCCCGGCTCGCGAACTGCTCGCGGCGAGCGTCGCGTGGGCGGTCGTCCTCGCGGTGCTGCTGGCCGCCGGCGTGCGGTCCGCTGTGGTGTACGGCGTCGTCTTCGTCACTGCGTTCGTCTCCTTCCCGTTCGCGGCGCTCCTCCACACAGAGGGGTACGTCGACACCGACGAGGGCGTCGTCGTGGCCGACCGCGGCACCGGCAGCGGCAGCGAATCGACGCTCGCCGAAGTCGCCGCTGTTCGGCGGTACGACCTCGGCGGCGTCGCCGTGCTCCGCGTCGGCTACCACGACGGAACCGGGTCGTCAGCGCGGCGACTGCTGGCAGTGCCCGCGGCGCGGGCCGACGCCGTGGAGCGCGCGCTCGTCTCCAGCGACGCCGACCCGCCGGAGGGCGACCGGAACCCACTGATAGCGAAGACGCTGTACGCGTTCGCGCTCGGCTCGTTCGGGGTCGCAGCGGCGTTCGGCTACTTCGCGGCGACCGAGGGCGGGGACGCCGCCGGTATCGGCCTCTACGTCGCGCTCTTCGCGTCCCTCATCGGCTGCATGTTCGCGTGGCTCGGTGCGGTCGAGGGCTAGTCGACGCGGTTCCGGAGTTCCTCGCCGCTATCCAGTTTCGGGACGTTCGCCGCCAGAATGTCCGCCAGCCGCGGCCAGTGCTCGGGCGTGTGGCCGGCGTTGTGCGGGGTGAGGAGGACGTTCTCGAAGTTCCAGAGCGGGTGGTCCTCGGGCAGCGGCTCCGGGTCGGTGACGTCGAGTGCCGCGCCCCGAATCGACTGCTTGCGGACGGCGTGGACGAGCGCGTCCGTGTCCACTACGCCACCGCGAGCGACGTTCACGAGCACGCTCTCGGGTGGTAACGTCGCGAACGCCGCTTCGTCGACGAGGCCTCGTGTGGTGTCGGTCAGCGGCGTCGCGAGCACGAGGTAGTCGGTGCGAGCGAGCGCGTCGTGGACGGCCTCGGGGTCGAAGCCGACCACCTCGTCGGTCGGCCCGCCTTTCTCGGGCGTGTACCGCACGCCGATTGTCTCCACGTCGAACCCCTGAAGCCGGTCCACGACGGCGTGGCCGATAGCCCCAAGGCCGACGACAGTGACTGTCGACCCGCCGAGTTCGCGGGCCTGATAGTGTCGGTACTCGCGGTTCCGCTGTCGCCGCCACCCCTCGTGGAGGTCGCGAGCGAACGTCAACAGGTACCCGAGGACCTGCTCGGCGATGCTCGGCGCGTGGATGCCCGCGGCGTTCGTCACCGCCACCCCGTGCTCGCGCAGCGCGTCCATCGGCAGGTGGCCGTAGCCGGCGTACGCGCAGGCGAACAGCTCCAGCGATTCTGCTGCGTCGAGGAGTTCTTCGTCGATGCCGACGCCCGTCACGACCGGCGCGTCCGCCACCAGTTCGCGCTCCTCCGCCGGCGTCCGTGCGAGCGCTATCTCGCGGTCCGGCAGGCGTTCGCGGAGTTCCGCGGCGTACTCGTCCATCGGCAGTCCGTGCGTTCCCCGACGAAGGACGACGATGTCGGCCATCGTCTCCGACTCGGCGCGGCGAGCCGTAAGCGTTCCGCGACGCCGGCCCCTACTCGCCGCTTTACGAAGGGTTTTTGACGCGTGTAGAGTACCCTCGGACGATGAGTGAGTCCGGGTCGCTGTCGTGCGCGGCGAAGCTCGCGCGCGTCGTCCTCGACAACTGTGGGCCGCTCTCCCCCGCGGAGATCGCCGACGAGGCACGCCTCTCCGAGGACCAGGCCAGCGAAGCACTCGCCGAACTCGAAGCCGCGGGCTTCGTGGACTGCGTCTGCGGGCTCTGCGAGAGCAAACAGCAGGTGTACGAGCTCGCCGACGCCGCCGAGGACACGGCGTAACCCTCTTTCTACGCCGCCGCGTACGTCGACGTGCGCGCCGTTTGTCCCCGACCGAGTACGTCCACTCGGACGCGATGACGCTCGGAGAACCCCGGCGTGCGACACCGGAACTCCGGTTCCCGGCTGGCGTCCGTACCACGCCCGACTGGCACCCACACCGTGCCCGGCTGGTGGCCGTACCCGCCCGCGTGATTCACGTCACGAATCGCCCGCCGCGGCGGCTGACGCCGTCTCGGCAACTGGTGGCGCGTAGCGCCACCCGACTCGCCGGCTTTCGCCGGCTCGTCACCCGTCGGCCTCGCAGAGGCCGACCGCTTCGCCGGTGTTCGCCGGCTCAGCAACTGGAGGGGTCCACGACCCCTCTCGCCCGCCACGAGGGTTTCCCGGCCGACAGGGCACGCCGCCCACGGATGAGGCCGGTCGTTAGTGTCGCGGGCGACACCTCGAATGTACCACCAGAACAATCTATAAACGAGGTCTATCGCTTCGGCTACGGTCTACAGTTGCGGTTGGTGCTGGCGTGGTAGTCGCCCGACACGTCGAATTATCGGACGCAGTCGATGCAGGGGAGCCGGGGAACGAAATCTTCCGGAAGTATCAATTTCGTCGTCGGCCGAATCGGGCGGTAGCTGGCGCAACTCCAGCGATCGGCAGTGCTGAACTAGACGATGCCACGCGAGAGACCGGGTCGAACATCGGGGCTGCCGACTCGCCAGTCGACTCGTCGTCCACGTGGTACAGCCTCGGCGGACGGGTTCGATTCAGTCGCTGTCGAGTGCCGCGTCTAGCTCCGCCGCGCCGCCCTCGTAGATGCTCTCGCCGTGGCCGACGAGGATGCGCTCCGGCTGGTAGTCGGCGAGGCCGTCCGGCGTCTCGTCGAGGGTCGGGTGCAAGCCGATATCGTCGTCGCTCGCACAGAATCCCGGCAGCGTTCCGAGTGTCTCCACGACTACCAGAGTCTCGCCGGCTTCGTCGACGAGAATCGCTTCCTCCCACTCGTCGGTGTCGATGAGACGACGAATCTCGTAGGTCGTGCCGGGGAGTTCGTCGCCGAGGGGCTCGGGCTCGCTCTGGAGTTTCTCGCGCGTGAGGTCCATCCACTCCGGAACGTACACGGCGACGTCGTGGCGGTTCGCGATTGCTTCGGCGTCGCGCGTGTGCCGGTCGTGGACCACGGCCACGCCGGTGACCTCGCCGAGCTCGGACAGTCGGTCATCCAGTCCTTCCGCGTCGAGCGGGTCGATCACCCAGACGCCACTCTCGGTTGCGAGGGCGTGACTCCCGCGCATGGCGTCTTCGTCGGGCTGTGCGAACCAGCCGATACCCCTGTCCCATTCGGTGATCGCTTCGAGCGTGGGTCGTTCCGCTGACTCGTCTTCAGACACGCGTAACAATAACAGATCTCACACGTAAACGCCTGTGCATGGTGTCTGCTCTGGATTCGGCAGGGTGGTGCTGACAGAGTCTCGATAGAACGTCAGCCGACCGTCAGACCGCACCGAAACTCGGTCCAGTCACTAACACCGACTCCCGATATCGGGCTCAGACCGTTGTGGCGTGTTTTGTGCCCGCAACTGGTTCGAGGGCGGTAGTTGCTCTGTTGGCTGTGTCATCCCAGACACGGTCCGACAGAGTGGCCTAGCAGATGCGTGACGCAGTTGCTGTGAGTGAGAACCCGTGTCTGGGTTCATTACACTAACATCGATACGACAGTGTATGGCTGCAAGCACCGAGAAACCGCCCGACGATGAACCGGGTGATGGCGTGTCCAGATTGGCATTCAGTCGGACAATCGATTGGGGCATCGGGGCGGTTCTTTGGGTGTTTGGCACTCTGGTTGCACTCAGCGGAGGCGTGCTGTACGCCTCGTCGAGTTCCGCTGTCGTCACAGCGGTGATACGGAACGGGGAATTCGAATCGGAGGTCTTGACCGAGGCGGAAGCAATCGATATTCTGGTCGGCCTCGGCCAATGGGGCGGAATCGGCCTCCTCGTCACAGGAGTACTCCTCGTAGCCTTCGGAGTTACTGTCGTGGTCGTGCACGGGCGAGTGCGTGAGAGCGATGAGGCGACACCCGCCTGGGTTCTCGGTGTCGCCGGTGCGATGGTTAGCGGTCTCCTGAGCTTCATCCCGTTCTCTCCCGTGATCGGCGGTGGGGTAGCCGGCTATCTGGATTCGGACCAGTCGGCGAGCGGACTCGGACCGGGCATGCTCGCGGGCGTCATCGGGAGCCTCCCATTGCTCACCATCACGGTATTTGCCGGGTTCGGCCTTTTCGTGCGCATTCCGGCAGATCTGGCACCAGCCGCCGCTGCACTCCTCGCACTCACGGTGATTCCGGCATTCCTCTACTTTATCGTGTTGAGCGCAGTCGGTGGATATCTCGGCGCTCGGGCACAGAACTACTGGCGAGACGCGTAGGGAACGCAGCCGTCGCCCACTCCTACGTAGATGGACAGATTGAGCCCCCGACTGTTTCACGCCGCTGCTGCCGGGTGCTACGTCGGCTGAGTCTACGTTCAAGACGAGTGCGATACCACCACCAGCTCTGACCCTCTCGCCAGAAAACACTTAGCTGCGCCACAGGAATCACGGCCATGAAACGCCGCCGGGTCCTCGCCTCCGCCGTCGGTGCTGTTTCATTGACCGGGGGGTGTCTCTGGGACAGGACAAACGACGGAAGCATCACGATTGCTGCGTCAGAAATCCCGTGCAACGAGGCCACTATCGACGTGAATGTCGATACGCGAGATATCTCACGGGCGGTCGAGCAGATCGCCGACGAGTTAGTGACTGAGGGTGAGTACACAGCCACCCCTCCCTACGATTCCGCTACGATGACGTTCTACGATATGCTCTGGAACAGCTCCGGGGGGAACGATGCGACGGTGAAGCACGACGGCACGTGCTACGACGTTACTGTCCAGCGCATATTCGATGAGTGACGCTCCACACGTCTCACAATCACGCCGCTCATCGTCTCTTCGAGACGACCACTGCAACAGCTACTCGCAGAGTGGGCTGCCGGCGTCCTCCTGACGGTGGGGTTCCTCGGCGCTGCGTCCCGGCCGGCACAGCAACCCCGCTCGTCTTCGGGGCCATCGGCTTCCTCGCGCTACTCGGCGCACTCGCGCACCGATACCGGCAGGTTTGACCGCTGGAACTCTGTTTGTTCTCTCCGCCGTGTTTCGGACAGTGTCGTCAGCGACACGTCCCACCGCGGAGGCGCGACGCTGTTCTCGCCGTATTGGTCTCCGAGTCGCGGCCCTGTGCCAGCCGCGTGTAGGCGTCGGGTTCGGCGACGTACCCGTGTTAGTCGCCGCGCTCTCGCCGCGCTCGCGCTCCGGGACGCGGCTGCCGACTGGGACTACTCGGTCGTCGCCTCGTCGTCGAGCCGCTCGTCGACCCGTTCGGCGACCTCCTCGCTGACGGTGTCCTGTACTTCCTCGCGGACCTGCTCTTCGACCTCCTCGCTCACCGCGTCCTCGACGTGTTCGCCGACCTGCTCGGGCACTTGCTCGGCCACTTCGTCTGCGACCTCCTCGCTGACGGTGTCCTCGACCTCGGCGGTCACCTCGTCGGCGACGCGCTCGTCCACCTGCTCGGGCACCCGCTCGGCGACCTCGTCCGCAACCTCGTCGCCGACGGTGTCCTCGACCTCCGCCTGCACGCGCTCCTCGGCCTCGACCTGCACCTGCTGTTCAGCTTCCTCGGAGACCGCCTCCTGGATGACGCGCTCGTAGATGGACATCTTCTCCCAGACGCGCAGGATGTAGCCGACGACGAGCCCGCCCTCGAAGGCCGCCAGCCGCGGGTCGAAGCGGAAGACGAGCGCCGCGAACCCGCCGACGAACAGCACGCCGTACAGCAACTCGATGTGGAACATCGACTGCCAGCCCTGGAAGCGACTCGTCACGGACATGGTCGCCCGCTAGTACGTCCGTATCGACAAAAAGCCTACCACCAGACCCGGGGAGGGCGCGGCCTCGAACACTCGTCTCGTCGTCACCGGCCGACGCCCGGGACCAGCCCCCGGTACCGGTCGGCGAGCGTCGCGGCGAGCTGGCGCTCGGCGCGCGTGAACCCGAGCCGCCAGAGGACGGCGGCGTAGGCCGCGAGACCGAGGAGCGTTCCGACGAGCGCGCCCGTCGCGGCGGGTGCGACCGCGCGCACCGCGAACGCGATGGCTGCCAGCGGGACCGCCGCGAGCAGCGGGTAGGCGTGCCGGCGCGTGAACGGCTGGAGCCCCTCCAGCCGGTAGAGGACGGCGACTTCAAGCCCGTTGTTCAGGGTGAGCATCAGGACGTACGACGCCACGAGCCCCGGCAGCCCGTACGCGAGCGTGAGCGGGACGGCGGTCACGACCAGAATCGCCGTGATGACCGCGTTCACGACGAGCAGCGCGCGCTGATTGTCCGTCATCGTCAGCAGGATGCCGACGCTGCCGGCCGCACACGCGCCGTACTGGGCGACGATGAACCCCGGGAGCAGCCACGCGTACTCGACGAACGTCGGGCCGAACAGCTCCATCACCGGCCCCCGGTAGATTACGGCGGGCACCGACAGCGCCGTCACGCCGACGAGCACCAGCCGGCTAGTGACGTGGTAGAGCCGCTTCAGCGCCGCGCGGTGGCCGGCGTCGTGGAGCGTCGCGGCGACCGGCTGGATGAACTGGTTGACGGCGAGCAGCGGCAGCCTGACGAGCCCGCCGACGAGCACGCCGACCGCGAACACGCCGCTCGCGACGCCCGTGAGGAAGACGGCGATGAGCGGGTAGAACCCCAGCCGCTGGACGGTCGTGGCGATGCCGCCGAGGAACAGCGGCACCGTGAATCGGACGTA encodes:
- a CDS encoding lipopolysaccharide biosynthesis protein; this encodes MSRQEPVASDDADEKPPSGATTPAGGESDGVEARLDDALERVAHGAAVSVPSILTERVLTVAFTAALTNGFSAAAYGVFALARRLQRMLMSLSLGFRSGISRFLPNADSDAERDAIASFAAVLLVGVAAVFGLVLYAATPLVAANTSVGGRFETLLRVFALGLPATVWLFTTVELLRGLEAVGALNLTIRVAYPGLQLLVGVAGWLVFGDIVLVAVGVVAVMGATGTAAAAWLAYEHGFRPRLSGDLAREVRRRYVRFTVPLFLGGIATTVQRLGFYPLIAVFLTGVASGVFAVGVLVGGLVRLPLLAVNQFIQPVAATLHDAGHRAALKRLYHVTSRLVLVGVTALSVPAVIYRGPVMELFGPTFVEYAWLLPGFIVAQYGACAAGSVGILLTMTDNQRALLVVNAVITAILVVTAVPLTLAYGLPGLVASYVLMLTLNNGLEVAVLYRLEGLQPFTRRHAYPLLAAVPLAAIAFAVRAVAPAATGALVGTLLGLAAYAAVLWRLGFTRAERQLAATLADRYRGLVPGVGR
- a CDS encoding DUF5518 domain-containing protein — encoded protein: MAASTEKPPDDEPGDGVSRLAFSRTIDWGIGAVLWVFGTLVALSGGVLYASSSSAVVTAVIRNGEFESEVLTEAEAIDILVGLGQWGGIGLLVTGVLLVAFGVTVVVVHGRVRESDEATPAWVLGVAGAMVSGLLSFIPFSPVIGGGVAGYLDSDQSASGLGPGMLAGVIGSLPLLTITVFAGFGLFVRIPADLAPAAAALLALTVIPAFLYFIVLSAVGGYLGARAQNYWRDA
- a CDS encoding D-2-hydroxyacid dehydrogenase — encoded protein: MADIVVLRRGTHGLPMDEYAAELRERLPDREIALARTPAEERELVADAPVVTGVGIDEELLDAAESLELFACAYAGYGHLPMDALREHGVAVTNAAGIHAPSIAEQVLGYLLTFARDLHEGWRRQRNREYRHYQARELGGSTVTVVGLGAIGHAVVDRLQGFDVETIGVRYTPEKGGPTDEVVGFDPEAVHDALARTDYLVLATPLTDTTRGLVDEAAFATLPPESVLVNVARGGVVDTDALVHAVRKQSIRGAALDVTDPEPLPEDHPLWNFENVLLTPHNAGHTPEHWPRLADILAANVPKLDSGEELRNRVD
- a CDS encoding helix-turn-helix domain-containing protein, with the protein product MSESGSLSCAAKLARVVLDNCGPLSPAEIADEARLSEDQASEALAELEAAGFVDCVCGLCESKQQVYELADAAEDTA